The Flavobacterium sp. HJ-32-4 genome contains a region encoding:
- a CDS encoding DUF6814 family protein — protein sequence MNTIKRIAGVLWIALAVAVAYGCITIFGAKLTSDKQDDLVFGIILFFILMPLVTLGLGIFGYYALTNEYKD from the coding sequence ATGAACACTATCAAACGAATTGCCGGCGTACTTTGGATTGCACTCGCGGTTGCCGTCGCCTACGGATGTATCACCATTTTCGGGGCCAAACTCACATCCGACAAACAGGACGACCTCGTTTTCGGCATCATCTTGTTCTTTATCCTGATGCCTTTGGTGACACTCGGGCTGGGTATCTTCGGCTATTATGCCCTCACCAACGAGTACAAAGACTAA
- a CDS encoding MFS transporter produces the protein MSNKSTKGIWKVISASSVGTLIEWYDFYIFGSLAVVISTKFFPSDNPTAAFLSTLATFAAGFVVRPFGALFFGRLGDLIGRKYTFMVTLLLMGGATFLIGCIPSYETIGFLAPLLVLLLRLLQGLALGGEYGGAATYVAEHAPKGQRGFWTSWIQTTATAGLFVSLIVILITKGLLSKEQFEEWGWRVPFWVSILMVLVSYIIRKGMHESPLFAKAKSEGKTSTNPLKESFGHKYNLKFVLLALFGATMGQGVVWYTGQFYAMSYLKTVMSVDATQVDGLMGIALLMATPFFVFFGWLSDKVGRKAVMMSGMLIAIVCYRPIYNSMYKTTDLSLKTEVSSKMEATFKTLEGTKSDSIYTTNKAFADGTTSEEIKTVHLDNGVRIKDDAGKDKVETKLTKTITSSDRWWIILMVFIQVFFVTMVYGPIAAFLVEMFPVRIRYTSMSLPYHVGNGIFGGLLPAISTYLVTTGKDAGDPEFYLEGLWYPIGIAAVCFVIGMIYLDKKISTLHD, from the coding sequence ATGAGCAACAAATCCACAAAGGGTATCTGGAAAGTGATTTCCGCCTCGTCTGTAGGCACCCTCATCGAATGGTACGACTTCTATATCTTCGGAAGTCTGGCCGTCGTCATTTCGACTAAGTTTTTCCCATCCGATAATCCGACAGCCGCCTTCCTGTCGACGCTGGCCACCTTTGCGGCCGGTTTCGTCGTTCGGCCTTTCGGCGCCCTGTTTTTCGGACGGTTGGGCGACCTGATCGGGCGCAAGTACACCTTTATGGTGACCCTGCTCCTGATGGGAGGCGCGACCTTCCTCATCGGCTGTATCCCCAGTTATGAGACGATTGGGTTCCTGGCGCCCTTGCTGGTGTTGTTACTCCGACTCCTGCAAGGCCTCGCGCTCGGTGGGGAGTATGGAGGCGCCGCGACCTACGTGGCCGAACACGCACCCAAAGGGCAACGCGGCTTCTGGACGTCGTGGATCCAAACGACCGCTACGGCAGGACTTTTTGTGTCACTGATTGTCATCCTGATCACCAAAGGGCTGTTGAGCAAAGAGCAGTTCGAAGAGTGGGGCTGGCGTGTGCCGTTTTGGGTATCGATCCTGATGGTGTTGGTGTCCTACATCATCCGTAAAGGCATGCACGAATCGCCTTTGTTCGCGAAAGCCAAGTCGGAAGGCAAAACCAGCACCAATCCGTTGAAAGAGAGTTTCGGCCACAAATACAACCTCAAGTTTGTTTTGCTGGCGCTTTTTGGTGCGACCATGGGGCAGGGAGTCGTATGGTATACCGGCCAGTTCTACGCCATGAGTTACCTGAAGACGGTGATGTCGGTCGATGCGACGCAGGTAGACGGACTCATGGGCATCGCGCTCCTGATGGCCACACCGTTCTTTGTGTTTTTCGGATGGTTGTCGGATAAAGTCGGACGCAAAGCGGTGATGATGTCGGGGATGCTGATTGCCATCGTGTGCTACCGCCCGATCTATAATTCGATGTATAAAACCACTGACTTGTCCCTGAAAACGGAAGTATCATCTAAAATGGAAGCCACCTTCAAAACCCTTGAAGGCACCAAAAGTGATTCCATTTATACCACTAATAAAGCCTTTGCTGACGGCACGACGTCAGAAGAAATCAAGACGGTACACCTCGATAACGGGGTCCGTATAAAAGACGATGCCGGAAAAGATAAGGTGGAGACGAAACTCACAAAAACCATCACATCCTCAGACCGTTGGTGGATCATACTTATGGTATTCATTCAAGTATTCTTTGTCACGATGGTATACGGGCCGATTGCTGCCTTCCTCGTTGAAATGTTCCCCGTGCGGATACGCTATACGTCGATGTCGCTGCCGTATCACGTGGGGAATGGCATCTTCGGCGGACTCTTACCGGCGATTTCCACTTATCTTGTCACTACGGGAAAAGATGCGGGCGACCCGGAATTCTACCTCGAAGGACTCTGGTATCCAATCGGAATCGCCGCCGTTTGCTTTGTGATCGGCATGATTTACCTCGATAAAAAAATCAGTACGTTACACGACTAA